In Anaerolineales bacterium, the following are encoded in one genomic region:
- a CDS encoding decaprenyl-phosphate phosphoribosyltransferase, with amino-acid sequence MFIALLKNMRPKQWAKNALLLAGLVFDRQLTYLPALERALLGVLLFSLLSSSIYLINDVVDREADRKHPTKKHRPIASGALPASVAVAAAALFMLLALGLGFWLSPLFALICVLYVLLNFAYSFWLKHIPVIDVLVLASFYVLRVAAGVSVIDVQRFSPWIYVFTIFLALFLGIGKRRAELLQSREGGPTRKVLKGYTHTFLEQLLLVVLCLSIITYSLYTFLAPNVPENHAMMLTIPFVIYGFFRYLYLVQVKQVGEAPEEILFNDRPLQIDLLLWAATILLIFYIY; translated from the coding sequence ATGTTCATCGCCCTGCTCAAGAACATGCGCCCCAAGCAGTGGGCCAAAAATGCGCTTTTGCTGGCCGGCCTGGTCTTCGACCGCCAGCTGACCTATCTGCCTGCGCTGGAACGCGCCTTGCTCGGCGTGCTGCTCTTCAGCCTGCTGAGCAGCAGCATCTACCTGATCAACGACGTGGTCGACCGCGAGGCCGACCGCAAACACCCGACCAAGAAGCACCGCCCCATCGCCTCCGGCGCCCTGCCGGCGTCAGTGGCTGTGGCCGCCGCTGCCTTGTTCATGCTGCTGGCCCTCGGCTTGGGCTTTTGGCTCTCGCCCCTCTTCGCGTTGATCTGCGTGCTGTATGTCCTGCTTAACTTCGCCTATTCGTTCTGGCTTAAGCACATCCCCGTGATTGATGTGCTGGTGCTGGCCAGCTTCTATGTGCTGCGCGTGGCCGCCGGCGTGTCCGTGATCGATGTGCAGCGCTTCTCCCCCTGGATCTATGTCTTCACCATTTTCCTGGCCCTGTTCCTGGGGATCGGCAAACGCCGGGCGGAATTGTTGCAAAGCCGGGAGGGCGGCCCCACGCGTAAAGTGCTGAAAGGCTATACCCACACTTTTCTGGAACAGCTTTTGCTGGTAGTGCTCTGCCTGTCGATCATCACCTACAGTCTGTATACCTTCCTGGCCCCCAACGTGCCGGAGAACCACGCCATGATGCTCACCATCCCCTTCGTGATCTATGGCTTCTTCCGCTATTTGTACCTGGTGCAGGTCAAGCAGGTCGGCGAGGCCCCCGAAGAAATTCTGTTCAATGACCGCCCCCTGCAAATCGATTTGCTGTTGTGGGCCGCTACGATCCTGTTGATTTTCTACATCTATTAG
- a CDS encoding TlyA family RNA methyltransferase — MSKQRADELLVARGLADSRSQAQRLVMAGQVRANGQVVAKPSSQLASDSQLEVDHGPKYVSRGGEKLEAALAQFEIAPKGWSCADVGASTGGFSDCLLQTGAARIYAIDVGKGQLHWRLRLDPRIIVMEATNARHLERLPEQVDLIVVDVSFISLKVILPVVRSWLALDGQLVALIKPQFEAGKQEVARGKGVIRDAEVHQRVLNEVLEFVSNDGYQLRGLMRSPILGPKGNQEFLLWADCSQPAGHSPEALIAPLFTAGDAEAR; from the coding sequence ATGAGCAAGCAACGCGCCGATGAACTGCTGGTGGCCCGCGGCCTGGCCGACAGCCGCAGCCAGGCCCAGCGCCTGGTGATGGCCGGGCAGGTGCGCGCCAACGGGCAGGTGGTGGCGAAGCCGTCCAGCCAGCTGGCCAGCGACAGCCAGCTGGAAGTAGACCATGGGCCCAAATACGTTTCACGCGGCGGCGAGAAGCTGGAGGCGGCGCTGGCCCAGTTTGAGATTGCCCCCAAGGGCTGGTCGTGCGCCGATGTGGGCGCCTCCACCGGCGGCTTCAGCGACTGCCTGCTGCAGACTGGGGCGGCGCGCATCTACGCCATTGACGTGGGCAAAGGCCAACTGCACTGGCGCCTGCGGCTGGACCCGCGCATCATCGTGATGGAGGCCACCAACGCCCGCCACCTGGAGCGTCTGCCAGAACAGGTTGACCTGATCGTGGTGGATGTCTCGTTCATCTCGCTCAAGGTGATCCTGCCCGTGGTGCGCAGCTGGCTGGCGCTCGACGGGCAGTTGGTGGCGCTGATCAAACCACAGTTCGAAGCGGGCAAGCAGGAAGTGGCGCGCGGCAAAGGCGTGATCCGCGATGCGGAAGTGCACCAGCGCGTGCTGAACGAGGTGTTGGAGTTCGTATCGAATGACGGCTATCAGCTGCGCGGGCTGATGCGCTCGCCAATCCTGGGACCCAAGGGCAACCAGGAATTCCTGCTTTGGGCGGACTGCAGCCAGCCTGCCGGCCACAGCCCGGAGGCGCTGATCGCCCCACTGTTTACGGCCGGAGACGCAGAAGCCCGCTAG
- a CDS encoding diguanylate cyclase, which produces MNDLAYALTLLIAAAVCLVVARLAWTRGDYRGSRPLAVLMLALAWWSASYGIFWLPVEPEGYFWLDMTYLGVALVPTTLLVFTMQFTGRASEITQRLKTLLAIQPIAMVLMLWTDPWHGLFFGERLPGQGAILTGGILFYGHVAYNYALVLFCCVLFVNAYARAKGIYKQQILAILVGISIPFVANAASLSGFQPFPDLDMTPLAFTATGLVLAFALFELGLLDILPVARDAVVEQMADGVLVFDLRNRLVDMNPAAKTLLALQGDKQIGEEAANLLKSWPQLVEHLGPSLTAEMHLRITSSPKRTFDVRLLPLRNQVTELSGRMVVVREISKRVRAEKAMDRANRGMKKKLAEIEELQIQLREQAIRDALTGLFNRRYLEESLPRELAKVRRSKEPLSVAMLDIDHFKNFNDRYGHALGDEMLRHLARTMLSHIREGDIVCRYGGEEFVIVLPGASQKIAMQRIDECRQLFKNSVLEHEDLALYSTFSAGVATFPMDGEETQQLLRQADLALYYAKHNGRDQVAGAAILQL; this is translated from the coding sequence ATGAATGACTTAGCCTATGCGCTAACCCTGTTGATTGCCGCCGCGGTATGCCTTGTGGTTGCACGCTTGGCTTGGACACGTGGGGATTACCGGGGCAGCCGCCCCCTGGCGGTGCTCATGCTGGCTCTGGCCTGGTGGTCGGCCTCCTACGGCATCTTTTGGCTGCCGGTCGAGCCGGAAGGCTATTTCTGGTTGGATATGACCTACCTGGGCGTGGCCCTGGTGCCCACCACTCTGCTGGTCTTCACCATGCAGTTCACCGGCCGCGCCAGCGAGATTACCCAGCGTCTGAAGACCTTGCTGGCCATCCAGCCGATCGCCATGGTGCTGATGCTCTGGACCGACCCCTGGCACGGCCTGTTCTTTGGAGAGCGCCTGCCCGGGCAGGGCGCCATTCTGACCGGAGGCATCCTGTTCTACGGTCATGTGGCCTACAACTATGCTCTGGTGCTGTTTTGCTGTGTGCTGTTCGTCAATGCCTATGCCCGCGCCAAAGGCATTTACAAACAGCAGATCCTGGCCATTTTGGTCGGCATCTCGATTCCCTTTGTAGCCAACGCCGCCAGCCTTTCCGGCTTCCAGCCCTTCCCGGATTTGGATATGACGCCCTTGGCCTTTACCGCCACGGGCCTGGTCCTGGCTTTCGCTTTGTTTGAATTGGGGCTGCTGGATATTCTGCCGGTGGCGCGTGACGCGGTAGTGGAGCAAATGGCAGACGGCGTGCTGGTCTTCGACCTGCGCAACCGCCTGGTGGATATGAACCCGGCCGCCAAAACCCTGCTCGCCTTGCAAGGCGACAAGCAGATTGGCGAGGAAGCCGCCAATCTGCTCAAAAGCTGGCCCCAACTGGTTGAACATTTGGGCCCTTCATTAACTGCCGAAATGCATCTGCGTATCACGTCCTCGCCAAAACGCACCTTTGATGTGCGCTTGCTGCCCTTGCGCAACCAGGTCACTGAGCTCAGCGGGCGCATGGTGGTGGTGCGAGAGATCAGCAAGCGCGTCCGCGCCGAAAAAGCCATGGACCGCGCCAACCGCGGCATGAAAAAGAAACTGGCTGAGATCGAGGAACTCCAGATTCAGCTGCGCGAGCAAGCTATTCGGGATGCTCTGACGGGCTTGTTCAATCGTCGTTATCTGGAAGAATCGCTGCCGCGTGAACTGGCCAAAGTGCGCCGCAGCAAAGAGCCGCTCAGTGTGGCCATGCTGGACATCGACCATTTCAAGAACTTCAATGACCGCTACGGGCACGCCTTGGGCGATGAGATGTTGCGCCATCTGGCTAGGACTATGCTTTCACACATCCGTGAGGGCGATATCGTCTGCCGCTACGGCGGTGAGGAATTTGTGATCGTGCTGCCCGGCGCCAGCCAGAAAATCGCCATGCAGCGAATTGACGAATGCCGCCAGCTGTTCAAGAACTCCGTCTTGGAGCATGAGGATCTGGCGCTGTATTCCACCTTCTCGGCCGGCGTGGCCACCTTCCCCATGGATGGGGAAGAAACCCAGCAGTTGCTCCGCCAGGCAGACCTGGCTTTGTACTACGCCAAACACAATGGACGTGACCAAGTGGCCGGCGCAGCGATTTTGCAGCTCTAG
- the lepA gene encoding translation elongation factor 4 produces MQQIRNFCIIAHIDHGKSTLADRLLQLTDTISARDMTAQVLDSMDLEREKGVTIKASAVHMQYKAQDGKTYTLNLIDTPGHVDFGYEVSRALAACEGALLVVDASQGVQAQTLANLYLALEADLEIIPVINKIDMPAANPDRVAEEISQLIGSDPDDILRISAKSGIHVEAVLEAVVQRVPPPKGDPNAPLRAMIFDSHYDAYKGVIAYVRVMDGSLQGLDTLKLMATGAELRPIELGTFSPTLVPRKALETGQVGYVATGLKTVSECRVGDTFTYKSHPAAQALPGYRQVKPMVYAGIYPVEGDDYPELKDALEKLQLNDASLVYEPEISQALNFGFRCGFLGMFHMEIVQERLEREYDLDIIVTAPSVAYEVLLKNGNTLRVDSPAELPDEGEIAEVREPWMEIQIFTPTSYYGPVMELITKRRGVYLREEYPGPERVQLYFDIPLAEIIVDFFDQLKSATRGYASLDYQLKEYRADTLVKLEIHVNQEPIDAFTTIVHKDHAFSKGQAVISKLKDLIPRQLFVVPIQAVSQGRVISRANVKAMRKDVLAKCYGGDVTRKRKLLEKQKKGKKRMKMVGSVEIPQEAFLAVLRLNDD; encoded by the coding sequence ATGCAGCAAATCCGCAATTTTTGCATCATCGCCCACATCGATCACGGCAAATCCACGCTGGCTGACCGTTTGTTGCAGTTGACCGACACCATCTCGGCGCGGGACATGACCGCTCAGGTGCTGGACAGCATGGACCTGGAGCGCGAAAAGGGCGTGACGATCAAAGCCTCGGCCGTGCACATGCAGTACAAGGCCCAGGATGGCAAGACCTACACCCTGAACCTGATCGATACCCCCGGCCATGTGGACTTTGGCTACGAAGTCAGCCGGGCGCTGGCGGCCTGCGAAGGCGCCCTGCTGGTGGTGGATGCCAGCCAGGGCGTGCAAGCCCAAACGCTGGCCAACCTGTACCTGGCGCTGGAGGCCGACCTGGAGATCATCCCGGTGATCAACAAGATCGACATGCCGGCCGCCAACCCGGACCGGGTGGCGGAGGAGATCAGCCAGTTGATCGGCAGCGACCCGGACGATATTCTGCGCATCTCGGCCAAGTCTGGCATCCATGTCGAAGCCGTGCTGGAAGCGGTGGTGCAGCGCGTGCCGCCGCCCAAAGGCGACCCCAACGCCCCGCTGCGGGCGATGATCTTTGATTCGCACTACGACGCTTACAAAGGCGTGATCGCTTATGTGCGCGTAATGGATGGCAGCCTGCAGGGGCTGGACACGCTAAAGCTGATGGCGACCGGCGCCGAGCTGCGCCCGATCGAGTTGGGCACCTTCTCGCCCACGCTGGTGCCGCGCAAGGCGCTGGAGACCGGGCAGGTGGGCTACGTGGCCACCGGCCTGAAGACCGTCTCGGAGTGCCGGGTGGGCGATACGTTCACTTACAAATCCCACCCGGCCGCGCAAGCCCTGCCGGGCTACCGCCAAGTCAAGCCGATGGTGTATGCCGGCATCTACCCGGTGGAGGGTGACGACTACCCCGAACTGAAAGATGCGTTGGAGAAACTGCAGCTTAACGACGCTTCGCTGGTCTACGAGCCGGAGATCTCGCAAGCGCTCAACTTCGGCTTTCGCTGCGGGTTCCTGGGCATGTTCCATATGGAAATCGTGCAGGAGCGTCTGGAACGCGAATACGACCTGGATATCATCGTCACAGCCCCTTCGGTGGCCTACGAAGTATTGCTGAAGAACGGCAACACGCTGCGGGTGGACTCACCGGCGGAACTGCCAGACGAAGGCGAGATCGCCGAAGTGCGTGAGCCGTGGATGGAGATCCAGATCTTCACGCCGACCAGCTATTACGGACCGGTGATGGAGCTGATCACCAAACGCCGCGGCGTTTACCTGCGCGAGGAATACCCCGGCCCGGAGCGCGTGCAGCTGTATTTCGATATCCCACTGGCCGAGATCATCGTAGACTTCTTTGACCAACTTAAATCCGCCACGCGTGGCTACGCCTCGCTGGACTACCAGCTGAAGGAATACCGCGCCGACACCCTGGTGAAGCTGGAAATCCATGTGAACCAGGAACCCATCGACGCCTTCACCACCATCGTGCACAAGGACCATGCCTTCAGCAAAGGCCAGGCGGTGATCAGCAAGCTGAAAGATCTGATCCCCCGCCAACTGTTCGTGGTGCCGATCCAGGCTGTATCCCAAGGCCGGGTGATCTCACGCGCCAACGTGAAGGCGATGCGCAAGGACGTGCTGGCCAAGTGCTACGGCGGTGACGTAACGCGCAAGCGCAAACTGCTTGAGAAGCAAAAGAAGGGCAAGAAGCGCATGAAGATGGTGGGCAGTGTGGAGATCCCGCAGGAGGCCTTCCTGGCTGTACTGCGCTTGAACGATGACTAA
- a CDS encoding flippase-like domain-containing protein, which yields MTKAEQSKQPSPLWRMLPGLLVTALAVAALVYFVDLEELGQALSAVRLSILPPVLLCFVGTLVTRSLAWRTILQERANFKDSFLALNQGYLLNNVLPFRLGELGRALLLGNRIGLPFWQVLSSIVVERVFDLGIAAGLLMATLPLVVGAEGAYTAAWVAGGLVLVGFIALFLMAAKPELVTRVLGQLTGRWPRLQAWLSDKLQQFLEGIAALRSPARFFKVAALMLLTWVLNIGWYYLLMLNFFPQATWLWAAFSIGIVSVGVALPSSPAYVGVLEAAMVAALSLFGADPATALAYALVSHVIYVVVTGLLGIYGFWQQGQSLGEVYTQLLNRSGAK from the coding sequence ATGACTAAGGCCGAGCAGAGCAAGCAACCCAGCCCTTTATGGCGCATGCTGCCGGGCCTGTTGGTCACGGCGCTGGCGGTGGCTGCCCTGGTGTATTTTGTCGATCTGGAAGAACTGGGCCAGGCCCTGTCTGCGGTGCGCCTCAGCATTCTGCCGCCCGTGCTGTTGTGTTTTGTTGGCACGTTGGTCACGCGCTCGCTGGCCTGGCGCACCATCTTGCAAGAACGCGCCAACTTCAAAGACAGTTTTCTGGCGCTCAACCAGGGCTATTTGCTCAACAATGTGCTGCCGTTCCGGCTGGGGGAGCTAGGCCGGGCGCTGCTGTTGGGCAACCGGATCGGGCTGCCCTTCTGGCAGGTGCTCTCCAGCATTGTGGTGGAGCGCGTCTTTGATCTGGGGATTGCCGCCGGGCTGTTGATGGCGACCCTGCCGCTGGTGGTGGGCGCCGAAGGTGCCTACACGGCGGCCTGGGTCGCCGGCGGGCTGGTGTTGGTCGGCTTCATCGCCTTATTTCTGATGGCGGCCAAGCCCGAGCTGGTCACGCGGGTGCTGGGCCAACTGACCGGCCGCTGGCCGCGGCTGCAAGCCTGGCTGAGCGACAAGCTGCAGCAGTTTCTGGAGGGCATTGCAGCCCTGCGCAGCCCGGCCCGTTTCTTTAAAGTGGCCGCCTTGATGCTGCTGACCTGGGTATTAAACATAGGCTGGTATTACCTGCTGATGCTCAACTTCTTCCCGCAAGCCACCTGGTTGTGGGCTGCGTTCAGCATCGGCATTGTCTCGGTAGGCGTGGCACTGCCCTCCTCGCCCGCCTATGTCGGCGTGCTGGAGGCGGCCATGGTGGCCGCGCTGAGCCTGTTCGGCGCAGACCCGGCCACGGCGCTGGCCTATGCGCTGGTATCGCATGTGATCTACGTGGTGGTCACCGGCCTGCTGGGGATTTACGGCTTCTGGCAGCAGGGCCAATCCCTGGGAGAGGTATATACTCAACTGCTCAACCGTTCTGGGGCAAAATAA
- a CDS encoding SDR family NAD(P)-dependent oxidoreductase gives MADKILITGGAGFIGSNYADHLLGRGAQLTLFDNLSRTGAEKNLNWLREKHGADSFELIVGDVRDSGALQDAVGDADVIVHLAGQVAVTSSVTDPRSDFDINALGTFNLLEAVRAAGHKPFILYASTNKVYGEMSEHRLVEEKTRYRYARLPHGLPESQSLDFHSPYGCSKGTAEQYVRDYARIYGIPSVVFRQSCIYGQRQFGVEDQGWLAWFVIAAVLGKAITIYGDGKQVRDMLHVSDLIAAYDAAIAQGQQVAGQIFNMGGGPQHTLSIWAECGPLLEKQLGRKIPVEYGPVRPGDQAVYISDIRKAKQALGWQPKMGVEQGAAELVDWVEAHRALFR, from the coding sequence ATGGCAGACAAGATCCTGATCACCGGAGGGGCCGGTTTCATCGGCAGCAACTACGCCGACCATTTGCTGGGCCGCGGCGCCCAGCTGACCCTGTTCGACAACCTCTCCCGTACCGGGGCTGAAAAGAACCTGAACTGGCTGCGCGAAAAACACGGTGCGGACAGCTTCGAGTTGATCGTGGGCGACGTGCGCGACAGCGGCGCCCTGCAAGATGCGGTGGGCGACGCCGATGTGATCGTGCATCTGGCCGGCCAGGTGGCCGTGACCAGCTCGGTGACCGACCCGCGCAGCGACTTCGACATCAACGCCCTGGGCACCTTCAATTTATTGGAAGCCGTGCGCGCCGCCGGGCACAAGCCCTTCATCCTCTACGCCTCGACCAACAAGGTCTACGGCGAGATGAGCGAACACCGCCTGGTGGAAGAAAAGACGCGCTACCGCTACGCGCGCCTGCCGCACGGCCTGCCGGAAAGCCAGTCGCTGGACTTTCATTCGCCCTACGGCTGCTCCAAAGGCACCGCCGAACAGTACGTGCGCGACTATGCCCGCATTTACGGCATCCCCAGCGTGGTCTTCCGCCAGAGCTGCATTTACGGCCAGCGCCAGTTCGGCGTGGAGGACCAGGGCTGGCTGGCCTGGTTCGTGATCGCAGCGGTGCTGGGCAAAGCCATCACCATTTACGGGGACGGCAAGCAGGTGCGCGACATGCTGCACGTCAGCGACCTGATCGCCGCCTATGACGCGGCCATCGCCCAAGGCCAGCAGGTGGCCGGGCAGATCTTCAATATGGGCGGCGGGCCGCAGCACACGCTCTCCATTTGGGCCGAGTGCGGCCCGCTGCTGGAGAAGCAGCTGGGCCGCAAGATCCCGGTGGAGTACGGCCCGGTGCGCCCCGGCGACCAGGCGGTGTACATCAGCGACATCCGCAAGGCCAAGCAGGCGCTAGGCTGGCAGCCCAAGATGGGCGTGGAACAAGGCGCGGCCGAACTGGTGGACTGGGTGGAAGCCCACCGGGCGCTTTTTCGCTAA
- a CDS encoding glycosyltransferase family 4 protein — MRILTVLTYYRPHTSGLTIYAERLAKALAARGHQLTVLTSQFEPGLPLEEQSDGLRIRRVPVALRVSKGVIMPSFGRIASEEIRKHDVLLLHLPQFDAAGLALRGRLWKKPTVFIYHSDLTLPPGLFNWLVGAVVGLMNSLAGLFTHKISSYTQDFASHSPLLRRFARKVRIIPPAVELPAAQPAKVAAMAAAHNPQGKRPVIAMATRLAAEKGVELLLDALPAVFAKYPEAMVWFAGQHTDVLGEEAYWQSLRPRIEALQRAGRWTFLGTLSLPEMAAFYPNIDLLVVPSTNSTETFGFVQVEAMMNGKPVVASNLPGVRQPVRLTGMGRVSPVGDAAALAENMLAVLDGRQPSAAQGAQLRVEFSPAACAERHEALFSEIYQELHGKELL, encoded by the coding sequence GTGCGCATCCTCACCGTTCTGACCTATTACCGCCCGCACACCAGCGGGCTGACGATTTACGCCGAGCGGCTGGCCAAGGCGCTGGCAGCCCGCGGCCACCAACTGACCGTGCTGACCTCGCAGTTTGAGCCCGGCCTGCCGCTGGAAGAGCAAAGCGACGGCTTGCGCATCCGGCGGGTGCCGGTGGCCCTGCGAGTCAGCAAGGGCGTGATCATGCCCAGCTTCGGACGCATCGCCAGCGAAGAGATCCGAAAGCACGATGTGCTGCTGCTGCACCTGCCGCAGTTCGACGCGGCCGGCCTGGCCTTACGCGGCCGCCTGTGGAAGAAGCCGACCGTCTTCATTTATCACTCGGACCTGACCCTGCCCCCCGGGCTGTTCAACTGGCTGGTGGGCGCGGTGGTGGGGCTGATGAACAGCTTGGCGGGCTTGTTCACGCACAAAATCTCGTCTTATACGCAAGACTTCGCCAGCCACTCGCCGCTGCTGCGGCGCTTTGCGCGCAAAGTGCGCATCATCCCGCCGGCGGTGGAGCTGCCCGCGGCCCAGCCGGCCAAAGTGGCCGCTATGGCCGCGGCGCACAACCCGCAGGGCAAACGCCCGGTGATCGCCATGGCTACCCGCCTGGCAGCCGAGAAAGGTGTGGAACTGCTGCTGGATGCGCTGCCAGCAGTGTTCGCCAAGTATCCCGAGGCGATGGTGTGGTTTGCCGGCCAGCACACGGATGTGCTGGGCGAAGAGGCCTACTGGCAGAGCCTGCGGCCGCGCATCGAAGCCCTGCAACGCGCAGGGCGCTGGACGTTCCTGGGCACGCTGAGCCTGCCAGAGATGGCCGCCTTTTACCCCAACATTGACCTGCTGGTGGTGCCCAGCACCAACTCCACCGAAACCTTTGGCTTCGTGCAGGTGGAAGCTATGATGAACGGCAAGCCGGTGGTGGCCAGCAACCTGCCGGGCGTGCGCCAGCCCGTGCGGCTGACCGGCATGGGCCGGGTGAGCCCGGTGGGCGACGCGGCGGCCCTGGCGGAGAACATGCTCGCGGTGCTGGACGGCCGGCAGCCCAGCGCGGCCCAAGGCGCGCAGCTGCGGGTTGAGTTCAGCCCGGCGGCCTGTGCCGAACGGCATGAAGCCTTGTTCAGCGAGATTTACCAAGAGCTGCACGGCAAGGAGTTACTGTGA
- a CDS encoding class I SAM-dependent methyltransferase — MSAPSPKAPSRFLLPMMGELPYFRALLRAVEAEFYDDFVLSAPVLDLGCGDGLFAHQVFEQTLDVGIDPALASLHEAKGYRSYHLLAQSVGARLPFPSGHFRSALSNSVLEHIPDLQPVLNETARVLAPGSLFLFCVPNQRWPHKLWLSGWLARLGLRGLAAAYVRLFTRISRHVNMLSPEEWQQRLQTAGFAMERYWHYFPPAALGALERGHYWGLPSWLLRLLTGRWVLAPGRWNLALTEAAIRRHAVAQADEAGTYTWYVARRK, encoded by the coding sequence GTGAGCGCGCCAAGCCCTAAGGCGCCCAGCCGCTTCCTGCTGCCGATGATGGGTGAACTGCCCTATTTCCGGGCCTTGTTGCGGGCGGTAGAGGCTGAGTTCTACGACGATTTTGTCTTGAGCGCGCCGGTGCTGGACCTGGGCTGCGGCGACGGCTTGTTCGCCCATCAAGTCTTTGAGCAGACCCTGGACGTGGGCATAGACCCGGCTTTGGCCTCGCTGCACGAAGCCAAAGGCTACCGCTCTTATCACCTGCTGGCGCAGAGCGTGGGCGCCCGGCTGCCCTTTCCCAGCGGGCATTTCCGCTCGGCGCTGAGCAACTCCGTGCTGGAGCACATTCCCGACCTGCAGCCGGTGCTGAACGAAACCGCCCGGGTGCTGGCGCCGGGCAGCCTGTTCCTGTTCTGCGTACCCAACCAGCGCTGGCCGCACAAGCTGTGGCTCTCCGGCTGGCTGGCGCGCCTGGGGCTGAGAGGGCTGGCAGCCGCCTATGTGCGCCTGTTCACGCGCATCTCCCGGCACGTCAACATGCTCTCGCCGGAGGAATGGCAGCAACGCCTGCAGACGGCGGGCTTCGCCATGGAGCGCTACTGGCATTATTTTCCGCCGGCGGCCCTGGGGGCGCTGGAGCGCGGCCACTACTGGGGCTTGCCCAGTTGGCTGCTGCGTCTGCTGACTGGCCGCTGGGTGCTGGCGCCGGGGCGCTGGAACCTGGCGCTGACGGAAGCGGCCATCCGCCGCCACGCGGTGGCCCAGGCGGACGAAGCCGGTACGTACACCTGGTACGTGGCCCGGCGTAAATAG